In Pseudobythopirellula maris, the genomic stretch GTCGACATCATTATCGATGTCGAAGTCAACACAGCCGTTTTTGACTTTGAAAACCCTGGCTACAATCCCTTCACCGGCACGGTAACAACCGGCCTCTGGGTCGGACCTAGCGGGAATGTTTTCTTTTCAGCTTATGGCTCCCAAATCCTCGCCAGCGATGAAGTAGTAGAGTTGCTTACGGTTGAGACCGAAGCGATTCCCGGTCTCTTTGTTGCCTACGATGGGCTTGTGGCCCAACAAGGCGTGAACCACTACTTCGATGGCGTCGCGATTGTCCCCGAGCCGGCGACCGCCGTATTGGCGATGGGCGTCGCTTCGTGCTTGGCGTGCGTGAGGCGCCGCCGCGTCTAACGCCGTCGCTGTGCAGAATACATGCGGAGGGCGCCGAGCACGTGCTCGGCGCCCTCTTCTTATTCCCTGCGGGGGGCGAATCTCCCTCAATCGCTCAGGCTGCGTTCCTCAGGCCGGTAGAACAGCGCCACCGGCAGCATGATCGCCGCGGCGACGAGAAACATCGTGTTGCGTGGCTGGCCGGCGGCGTCGAGCGTCACGAGCGCCACCTTGAACAAGATTGCCCCCAGCACGATGCCGATCCAGTTGCACTGGTTCATCAGCGCGATCATGCGGCCCTTCTCGTCGGCGGGCGGCAGGGCCTGGATCGACACCTGCACCGGCACGATGAACATGCCCGTGCCGATCCCCATGACCACCAGCACTGGGATGCTGCCGCCAAAGCCCAGCAGGTGATCATTGGCGCCGCCGCGCAGCGCCATCAACAGCAGGCAGACTAGCAGCACGCTCGCCCCCACGACCACCACGCGGGGGTTGATGCGGCCGCGCGAGAGGTAGCCCCCCAGCACGCAGCCGACGGGGATGCCGACGCCCAGCATCGCGGCGAGCAGGCTGGTTTTAGCGTCGCCGAGGCCGAGTTGGCTCTTGCCCAGCGCGTTGACGCTCTGCTGGACAACGCCGCCGAGCATCCAGAAGGCGCTGGTCACCAAGACGGCGAGCATCAGCTGGCGGTCGCTCCACACCACACGCAGCAGCGAGCGCGGCACGAGCAGGTCTTCGGCGCCGAGCGGGGCGCCCGGCGTGGCGGGCGGCACCCGGCGGACCCCTAACGCCGTCATCGTGCCGACCACGGCGATCAGCACGCAGACCGCCGACCCCAGCCAAACGTTGTCGACGTACGCCTTGAGCAGCCCCGCCACGACCACGCCGAAGATGATCGCCAGGAAGGTGAACATCAGGAAGATGCCGTTCGCTCGCGGCAGGTCGCTGTCGCGGAGCGTCTCGGGCAGGATGCCGTACTTTGGCGGGCCAAAAAAGGCGCTCTGCACGCCCATCAGGAACAGCACGACGAGCATGCCGCCGAAGCCGATCAGATCGTAGAAGTAGAACCCAACCATACCGATCGCCATGACGAGGATTTCGGCCGCCTTGCTCGCGACGATCAGCGTCCGCTTGCTGGTGCGGTCGGCCAACCAGCCGGCGAAGCCGGAGAAGATCAGGAAGGCGGCGGCGAAGACAATCATCGCCTCCGACTGGCGGTCGGGGGCCGACTCGCCCGCCAGCTCGGCGGCGGCGATGGCGGCGGCGGTCGGCGTGGCCAGCAGC encodes the following:
- a CDS encoding MFS transporter; the protein is MTHPNQSTPLQEQPPLPSSTRVTEELPPLTSDPSFWAMSLTQFLGAFNDNVFKQLLLLLATPTAAAIAAAELAGESAPDRQSEAMIVFAAAFLIFSGFAGWLADRTSKRTLIVASKAAEILVMAIGMVGFYFYDLIGFGGMLVVLFLMGVQSAFFGPPKYGILPETLRDSDLPRANGIFLMFTFLAIIFGVVVAGLLKAYVDNVWLGSAVCVLIAVVGTMTALGVRRVPPATPGAPLGAEDLLVPRSLLRVVWSDRQLMLAVLVTSAFWMLGGVVQQSVNALGKSQLGLGDAKTSLLAAMLGVGIPVGCVLGGYLSRGRINPRVVVVGASVLLVCLLLMALRGGANDHLLGFGGSIPVLVVMGIGTGMFIVPVQVSIQALPPADEKGRMIALMNQCNWIGIVLGAILFKVALVTLDAAGQPRNTMFLVAAAIMLPVALFYRPEERSLSD